One Pullulanibacillus sp. KACC 23026 DNA segment encodes these proteins:
- a CDS encoding DUF2521 family protein: MGTVTHFHEKYRHKQIDFERKTLRDLSIQKIESNVEMYFENFLKPMGEYQQTICDMCMDYGIEAYLFGASFGRMGYYGETETSVYLRSEKRLKELTEDLFDFWTFWYGAEDLVYESLYFSCEAFLYSWWKEGFQTTIKRLRMRLH, from the coding sequence TTGGGAACCGTAACACATTTTCACGAAAAGTATCGCCATAAACAAATCGATTTTGAAAGAAAGACATTGCGTGATTTATCCATACAAAAAATTGAATCCAATGTAGAGATGTATTTCGAAAATTTCCTGAAGCCGATGGGCGAATACCAACAAACGATCTGTGATATGTGTATGGATTATGGGATTGAAGCGTATTTGTTTGGGGCCTCTTTTGGCAGAATGGGGTATTACGGAGAAACCGAAACATCCGTCTACTTAAGAAGTGAAAAGCGTTTAAAGGAATTAACTGAGGATTTGTTTGATTTCTGGACCTTTTGGTATGGAGCGGAGGATTTGGTCTATGAATCGCTCTATTTCTCCTGTGAGGCGTTCCTTTATAGTTGGTGGAAGGAAGGCTTTCAGACAACCATAAAACGATTGAGAATGCGACTGCATTAA
- a CDS encoding nitroreductase family protein, producing the protein MGIDRGTKQAILTGLKQRRSIYGLAKDSSISMERIEDLLKDIIKYTSFNSHSTRIVLLIGQHHEKLWDMTTEVLRTVVPEDQFQPTQEKMHRFRAAHGTVLFFEDYTTIEGLQRDYPLYQENFPIWAEHNAMHQLMVWMTLESEGLGANLQLYNPLIDERVRDNWQLPESWKLIVQMPFGRPSANNKKRNFKDFLTG; encoded by the coding sequence TTGGGGATTGATAGGGGGACGAAACAAGCTATCTTAACTGGGTTAAAACAAAGAAGATCTATTTATGGATTAGCGAAAGATTCCTCTATTTCGATGGAACGGATTGAAGATTTGCTAAAGGATATAATAAAATATACATCTTTTAATTCCCATTCAACCCGGATCGTTCTGCTCATAGGTCAACACCATGAGAAACTCTGGGACATGACGACAGAGGTCCTGCGTACAGTGGTTCCTGAAGATCAATTTCAACCGACCCAAGAAAAGATGCACCGGTTCCGCGCTGCACATGGCACGGTGTTGTTTTTTGAGGATTATACAACTATTGAAGGATTGCAACGAGACTATCCGCTTTATCAAGAGAATTTCCCAATCTGGGCTGAACACAATGCCATGCACCAGCTCATGGTTTGGATGACATTGGAAAGCGAAGGGCTGGGCGCTAACCTTCAGCTCTACAATCCTTTGATTGATGAACGCGTTCGTGACAATTGGCAGCTTCCAGAAAGCTGGAAGCTCATTGTCCAAATGCCATTTGGCCGCCCATCAGCCAACAACAAGAAAAGGAATTTCAAGGACTTTCTCACAGGTTAA